In Spirochaetota bacterium, the genomic stretch GGAGGATATGGTTTATTAAACTATGTTTTTGAAGGAATGGTAAGAGGAGATAAATGGGGTGCAGCAGTAGGAATAATTGCATTCATCCTTGTTATAGGAGGGGCCTTTGGTATAATTTTAAGGACAGGAGCTATTGATGCTGGAATTTTAAGGATGATAAATATAACTAAAGGAAAAGAAGTTTTAATCATTCCAGTTCTTTTTGTTTTATTTTCTCTTGGTGGTGCTGTTTTTGGAATGGGAGAAGAGACTATTCCATTTGCAATGATTGTAGTTCCTTTGGTTGTTGCTATGGGGTATGATGCGATAGTTGGAGTTTTAATAACTTATGTAGCAAGTCAGATAGGTTTTGCAACTTCTTGGATGAATCCTTTTAGTTTGGCAGTAGCTCAAGGAGTATCAGGTATTCCAGTATTTTCTGGTGCTCCATTTAGAATAATTATGTGGTTTGTTTTTACATTAATTGGAACTCTTTATACTATATTTTATGCAAGAAAAGTTAAGAAAGATTTAAATTCTTCAATTGATTTAGAAGCCACTATGTTTTTTAAAAATAATTTACATACAGATTTTAAAAAAACAGAATTTAATATTGGGCATAAACTTGTTATTTTAACAGTATTTTTAGGTGTTATTTGGGTAATTTGGGGTGTAATAAAAAAAGGCTATTATATACCAGAAATAGCATCACAATTTTTTGTTATGGGATTAGTTGCTGGTATAATTAGTGTAATTTTTAAACTTGAAGGAATGAAAATAGATGATATAGCTTCTTCATTTCAAAAAGGAGCTTCTGATCTTGTTGGAGCAGCATTAGTTGTAGGTATGGCACAAGGTATACTAATAGTACTTGGAGGCACTGATGCTGCAACACCAACAGTTCTTAATACAATTTTAAATTCATTGGCAAATGGTATTGGAAAACTTGGAGGGGCTTTTTCTGCTTGGTTTATGTATCTTTTCCAGTCTATTTTTAACTTTTTTGTTGTTTCTGGTTCAGGGCAAGCTTCTATAACTATGCCTATAATGGCTCCTTTATCTGATCTTGTTGGAGTTACAAGACAAGTTGCAGTTTTAGCATTTCAACTTGGAGATGGATTAACAAATATTATAGTTCCAACATCAGCTTGTTTAATGGGTGTTCTAGGTGTAGCGAGAATAAATTGGGGAAAATGGGCAAAATGGCAAATAAAGATGCAACTATTTTTATTTTTAATTGGAACTATATTTGTTTTAGTTGGTCATTTTATAGGGTATAAATAAATTGTTAAAAAACCACTTTATATTTTGAAAAACTTAATTATATTAAGCTTAATTAAATATTATTAAGTTTTGGATTAGGGGGAATTTCTATTCCCCCGTTTTTGTTATATAAAATATTTTAATAAAAAATATTTATTAGATTATTAATCTTAATTATTAAATTGACTTAATGTTATTTTAAATTTTAATAATTATAATAGTGATTATTCAAATTATTAATTAAATATAATATTTATTTATATAAAAATTTTACAAATGGAGGTTTTAATGATAACTCTTATTAAAAAAGCAGAAGTTTATACTCCTTCTATTATAGGAATAAATGATGTTTTAATTGTAGGAAATAAAATTGGCAAAATTGATAAAGATATAAATATAAGTGGAATAGAGTATGAATTAATTGATGGAAGAGATAAAATGGTTTTCCCTGGTTTTATAGACTCTCATGTTCATATTACTGGTGGAGGTGGTGAGGGAGGTTTTGCAACAAGGACTCCTGAAATTATTTTATCTGATATTATAAAAGGGGGCATAACAACTATTATTGGTACACTTGGAACAGATGGTGTTACTAGAAGTTTGGAAAATCTTTATGCAAAATCTAAAGCTTTGGAGATTGAAGGAATAACGACATATATTTATACAGGATCCTATAGGGTTCCAATATCAACTTTTACAGGGAGTATAATGAAAGATATTATTTTGATAGATAAAGTTATAGGTGTTGGGGAAATTGCTTTATCTGATCATAGATCTTCTCAACCTACAATTGAAGAGGTAAAAAGATTAACTGCAGATGCAAGAGTTGCTGGTCTTATTTCAGGGAAAGCTGGTATAGTTAATATTCACATGGGTGATGGAGAAGCAGGACTAAGTATGTTAAATGAAATTGTTAATAATAGTGAGATTCCAATAAAACAATTTTATCCAACTCATATTAATAGAAATAAGGATTTGTTTAAAGAAGGTATAGATTTTGCAAAAAGGGGTGGTTTTATAGATTTCACAACAAGCTCAGATCCAGTTTTTATAGAAGAAGGAGAAGTTAAAGCTTCAGAAGCTCTTAAAATATGTATAGAAGAAGGACTAGAGGATAATGTGACATTAACATCTGATGGACAAGGTAGCTTGCCTGTTTTTAATGAGAAAAAAGAACTTGTAGGTCTAAGAGTTGGCAGGGTTACAACACTTTTTGATGAATTAAGAGATGCTATTAATAATGGAGTAAATATAGAAAAAGCTTTAAAATCAATAACAGTTAATCCAGCTAAAATATTAAAGTTAAAAAATAAGGGTAAAATTGAAATAGGTTATGATGCTGATATTTTAATTGTTAATAAAAATCTTGAAATAGATACAGTTATTGCTAAAGGAGAAATTTTAATGAAAGAAAAGAAGATATTAAATTTTGGTACTTTTGAATAATAATTTTATTTTTTATCTCTCTTTATAATAAGAAGACTTAAATAGTTAATAAAATATATTTTATTATAAAAAATTTTTTGAAAAAAGAGAATTACTTTTGTTGAAATATTAATTTATATAAGATAAAATAAAAGTAAAAATAATTAATTATAAATAATTATTATTAATTATAAAGAAGTTAATAAGAATTAATAATAAAAAAGGATATTTTTTAATGATAAGAAAAGCAAAAGAGGAAGATTCTTATAGAATAGCTGAAATTCAAGTTTTTGGTTGGAGAACTGCATATAGAGGAATAATAAAAGATCAATTTTTATTTAATAGTCTTTCAGTAGTTAAAGCTAATAGCTCTTTTTTAAAAAGAATAAAAGATAATACCTTATCAGATCAGATTTATATATTTGAAGAAGATAGTATAATTAAAGGGTTTATTATTTTTGGACCATATAGAGATTATGAAAATTTATCATGTTTAGAGTTATATGCTATATATGTTGAACCTTTAATGAAAAGAAATGGTATAGGTACTAAAATGATTAATTTTTTTGAAAATTATGCTAGAGAAAATAAATATAAAAAAACATCTTTATGGATTTTGGAAGAAAATCTAGAAGGCAGAAACTTTTATGAAAAAAATGGATATAAATATAATAAAAAAAGGAAAAAACTTGAAAATATTAATGTTTATGAAGTAGAGTATGAAAAAAAATTATAAAATATTTAGAAAGAAATAAAAATAGATTTAACAAATACTTAAGTATCTGTTAACAAAAGATTAAATAAGAATTAACAAATTAATTTTATTATCAGTTTGGAGGATGTTTTATGGAAATTTATTTAATAAGGCATGCAATTGCTGAAAATGCAGCAGAAGGTAAAAAAGATGAAGAAAGAAATATTATCGATAAAGGTTTTAAAGAAACAAAAAAAATAAGTAAAATATTAAAAAATTTGAAGGCTAAACCTGATTTTATTATTTCGAGTCCTTTAACTAGAGCTGTTCAAACAGCTGATATAATTGCAAAAAAATTTAAATATAAAAAAAAGATCATTTTAGCAAAGGAACTTTTACCTGAATCAAAACCATCCGATATTATGGAACTTGTTAAATCTAAAATAGACTCTAAAACAAAAAGAATCTTTATTATTGGACATATGCCACTTTTAGGTAACTTTATTTCTTTTCTTCTGGGAGTAAAAAACTATACTTTTGACATAGAAAAAAGTGGAGTTTATATAATAGATTTGAATATAGATGAAAATAATCAAGTTGAAGGGAAACTCAAAGGTTATTTAATCCCATCAATTGCTAGGAGACTTGCATGAAACATAATTTCCCTGGTGTATTAATTGCAGTTGAAGGGATTGATGGATCTGGAAAAAGCACACAAATATATCTACTAAAAAAATGGCTTGAATCTGAAGCATATAGTGTGTTTCTCACAGAATGGAATTCATCTAACTTAGTTAAGGATACTATTAAAAGAGGCAAAAAAGAGAATTTACTTACACCATTAACTTTTTCTATTTTACATGCTACTGATTTTGCTGATAGATATATTCATTTAATATTGCCTCCATTGAAAGCAGGTATGATAGTTCTTTGTGATAGATATTATTATACTGCCCTTGCAAGAGATACAGCAAGAGGTGTTCCTTTTGATTGGGTTAGAGATGTTTATAGCTTTGCATTTGATCCTGATATTACATTTTATTTTAGAGTAGATGTTGAAACATCTTTAAAAAGATTAAAATCAAGTAAAAGAAAAATAAAGTTTCATGAAGCTGGAATGGATTTAAACATATCAGATGATATAAATGAGAGTTTTAAAATATTTCAAAACAAAGTAATAGATGAGTATGATAAAATGACCCAAATTTATAATTTTGAAGTTTTGGATGCAAAAAATGACATTAATTCTCAACAACAGAAAGTAAGACAAATAGTAAGGGAAAAGATATTGAACAATTATATACCAAAAAATTATTTAAAAAGGAAACTAAAATATGTTAAATAAATATGAGTTTTTTAGATCTGATATAAATTATTTAGATATTTCTGATTTAAGAGGCTTATTTATTGTTATTGAAGGAACTGATGGTGTTGGCAGATCAACACAAATAGAAAATATTAAAGATTGGCTTGAATATAATGGTTATGCAGTTTTTACAACTGGTCTTGGAAGATCTACAGTTGTTAGAGATGCTATTAATGAGGCAAAAAAAGGTCATAATTTAAACAATTTTACTTTTTCAATGCTTTATGCAGCTGATATAGCAGATAGAATGGAGAATGATATAATTCCTTATCTTAAATCAGGTTATGTAGTTATAGCAGATAGATATATTTTTACATGTATGGCAAGAGCATTGGTAAGAGGTGTTGATAAAGAATGGATTAAGAAACTATACAGTTTTGCTTTGAAACCTATAGTTACTCTTTATATGAAAGTTGATTTTAATAATCTGATACCAAGAGTTATAAATGCAGATAATCTTGTTGAAAACTATTGGGAACTTGGTCTTGGGTCTGGATTGGATTACTGGGAAGCAGGTATGGATATTAAAATGGGAGAAGATTTTTTTGAAAGTTTTGAAAAATATCAAAAAAAGTTGATAAAAGAGTTTAATTCTATGGTTAATGAATATAATTTTATAGAAATAGATGCAAGAAAAAGTTTAAAAGATACATTTAAACAGATGAAATTGGAAATTAAAAAAGTTCTAGAAAGGTGGGAATTTTGAGAGTTGCCAGTATTGATCTAGGATCTAACTCTTTTCATATGGCTATTATTGAATTAAAAAAAGGGCATATA encodes the following:
- the iadA gene encoding beta-aspartyl-peptidase, with protein sequence MITLIKKAEVYTPSIIGINDVLIVGNKIGKIDKDINISGIEYELIDGRDKMVFPGFIDSHVHITGGGGEGGFATRTPEIILSDIIKGGITTIIGTLGTDGVTRSLENLYAKSKALEIEGITTYIYTGSYRVPISTFTGSIMKDIILIDKVIGVGEIALSDHRSSQPTIEEVKRLTADARVAGLISGKAGIVNIHMGDGEAGLSMLNEIVNNSEIPIKQFYPTHINRNKDLFKEGIDFAKRGGFIDFTTSSDPVFIEEGEVKASEALKICIEEGLEDNVTLTSDGQGSLPVFNEKKELVGLRVGRVTTLFDELRDAINNGVNIEKALKSITVNPAKILKLKNKGKIEIGYDADILIVNKNLEIDTVIAKGEILMKEKKILNFGTFE
- the tmk gene encoding dTMP kinase produces the protein MKHNFPGVLIAVEGIDGSGKSTQIYLLKKWLESEAYSVFLTEWNSSNLVKDTIKRGKKENLLTPLTFSILHATDFADRYIHLILPPLKAGMIVLCDRYYYTALARDTARGVPFDWVRDVYSFAFDPDITFYFRVDVETSLKRLKSSKRKIKFHEAGMDLNISDDINESFKIFQNKVIDEYDKMTQIYNFEVLDAKNDINSQQQKVRQIVREKILNNYIPKNYLKRKLKYVK
- the tmk gene encoding dTMP kinase codes for the protein MLNKYEFFRSDINYLDISDLRGLFIVIEGTDGVGRSTQIENIKDWLEYNGYAVFTTGLGRSTVVRDAINEAKKGHNLNNFTFSMLYAADIADRMENDIIPYLKSGYVVIADRYIFTCMARALVRGVDKEWIKKLYSFALKPIVTLYMKVDFNNLIPRVINADNLVENYWELGLGSGLDYWEAGMDIKMGEDFFESFEKYQKKLIKEFNSMVNEYNFIEIDARKSLKDTFKQMKLEIKKVLERWEF
- a CDS encoding GNAT family N-acetyltransferase, which encodes MIRKAKEEDSYRIAEIQVFGWRTAYRGIIKDQFLFNSLSVVKANSSFLKRIKDNTLSDQIYIFEEDSIIKGFIIFGPYRDYENLSCLELYAIYVEPLMKRNGIGTKMINFFENYARENKYKKTSLWILEENLEGRNFYEKNGYKYNKKRKKLENINVYEVEYEKKL
- the sixA gene encoding phosphohistidine phosphatase SixA; this encodes MEIYLIRHAIAENAAEGKKDEERNIIDKGFKETKKISKILKNLKAKPDFIISSPLTRAVQTADIIAKKFKYKKKIILAKELLPESKPSDIMELVKSKIDSKTKRIFIIGHMPLLGNFISFLLGVKNYTFDIEKSGVYIIDLNIDENNQVEGKLKGYLIPSIARRLA
- the yfcC gene encoding putative basic amino acid antiporter YfcC; protein product: MSSPNNFSNTQNKVVKVPHTYVIIFFVVVFAWLLTLILPVGKFEKTEVKYLVNGKEKTRMVVKPGSFQYLKDENGNLVRKPTRIWGTEDFGGYGLLNYVFEGMVRGDKWGAAVGIIAFILVIGGAFGIILRTGAIDAGILRMINITKGKEVLIIPVLFVLFSLGGAVFGMGEETIPFAMIVVPLVVAMGYDAIVGVLITYVASQIGFATSWMNPFSLAVAQGVSGIPVFSGAPFRIIMWFVFTLIGTLYTIFYARKVKKDLNSSIDLEATMFFKNNLHTDFKKTEFNIGHKLVILTVFLGVIWVIWGVIKKGYYIPEIASQFFVMGLVAGIISVIFKLEGMKIDDIASSFQKGASDLVGAALVVGMAQGILIVLGGTDAATPTVLNTILNSLANGIGKLGGAFSAWFMYLFQSIFNFFVVSGSGQASITMPIMAPLSDLVGVTRQVAVLAFQLGDGLTNIIVPTSACLMGVLGVARINWGKWAKWQIKMQLFLFLIGTIFVLVGHFIGYK